One genomic window of Aerosakkonema funiforme FACHB-1375 includes the following:
- a CDS encoding serine/threonine protein kinase — MANLTKSRYQSVLFLLHKIQNTHLDRARQFSVSWMAVGLSWKTGIVSRRVTLPMNIMAGKVLQNGKYILDAPIGQGGFGITYKATHSYLGQTVVIKTLHENLRQHENFERFQEQFVAEAQRLAKCQHPNIVRVLDFFEEAGQSFIVMDYIPGPTLADLLKQGQPLPEAQAINYICQIGSALSVVHQNGLLHRDVKPQNIIRREGTETVILIDFGIAREFTPGVTQTHTGILSAGYAPIEQYLPRGRRSPATDIYALAATLYTLLVGQPPVPAALRDRVPLPKPRQLQPNLSQQVEQAIMHGLEMEAERRPQTVEAWLNLLPKSRFQLSQPTVSLSAVTEPPTGEEAEQQNGQIPHPKKFDLKGLRVFAITAAIGAIVGIGFGLTLRFGNSGKPILQEEQSFPPTNNWPTSVPTAPPPSTPEPNSQQESSSNSQSNSRSNSRSSIPTVEQKATTPPRRYKPKLRVRSPQAVNSKASPQPTPTPPSTAAPAPSPAAVAPASPAVLPAAQAPAQPAVATPNPTPVENPTGVSTLEVAPSPAATPAATVANPEPAPAKEPSDPPPAVVQPLPPIPASEGAAPSTESTQEP; from the coding sequence GCATTGTCTCGCGTCGAGTGACTTTACCCATGAACATAATGGCTGGCAAAGTGCTTCAAAATGGCAAGTACATTCTCGATGCCCCCATTGGCCAGGGTGGATTTGGCATCACCTACAAAGCTACCCACAGCTATCTGGGTCAAACTGTGGTGATCAAAACTCTGCATGAAAATCTGCGCCAACATGAGAATTTTGAAAGATTTCAAGAGCAGTTCGTCGCCGAAGCTCAGCGACTAGCCAAGTGCCAGCACCCGAATATTGTCAGGGTGCTAGATTTTTTTGAAGAGGCTGGGCAGTCTTTTATCGTCATGGATTATATTCCTGGCCCCACGCTGGCAGATTTACTCAAACAAGGCCAACCTTTACCGGAAGCTCAAGCTATTAATTATATTTGTCAAATTGGATCGGCTCTTAGTGTTGTCCACCAAAATGGGTTGCTCCACCGGGATGTTAAACCGCAAAATATTATTCGGCGCGAAGGTACAGAGACGGTAATTCTGATAGATTTTGGTATTGCTCGCGAATTTACGCCTGGGGTAACTCAAACTCACACAGGTATTTTATCAGCCGGGTATGCGCCGATCGAACAATATCTGCCCAGAGGCAGGCGCAGTCCAGCTACCGATATTTACGCTCTAGCAGCGACACTTTATACCTTGCTGGTAGGTCAACCGCCAGTACCGGCAGCATTGCGCGATCGCGTTCCTCTCCCCAAACCAAGACAACTGCAACCCAACCTCAGCCAACAGGTTGAGCAGGCGATTATGCACGGTTTGGAGATGGAAGCCGAACGGCGTCCGCAAACCGTAGAAGCTTGGTTAAATCTTTTACCTAAAAGCAGATTTCAACTCAGCCAACCCACAGTTTCTTTGTCCGCAGTTACAGAACCGCCAACGGGTGAAGAAGCCGAACAGCAAAACGGACAGATTCCCCATCCAAAGAAATTCGATCTGAAGGGATTGCGAGTATTTGCAATTACAGCAGCAATAGGAGCGATCGTCGGTATCGGTTTTGGTTTAACTTTGCGCTTCGGTAATTCTGGCAAACCGATTTTGCAGGAAGAGCAATCTTTTCCTCCCACCAACAATTGGCCTACATCTGTACCGACTGCGCCACCCCCATCAACCCCCGAACCAAACTCCCAGCAAGAATCGTCATCGAATTCTCAATCTAATTCTCGATCTAACTCTCGATCGTCTATCCCAACCGTTGAGCAAAAGGCGACTACTCCGCCACGGCGTTACAAACCAAAATTGAGAGTGCGATCGCCGCAGGCTGTCAATTCTAAAGCCTCTCCTCAACCAACACCAACTCCCCCATCGACTGCTGCGCCAGCACCATCACCAGCAGCCGTCGCACCAGCATCACCAGCGGTTTTGCCAGCGGCGCAAGCACCAGCACAGCCTGCTGTCGCTACACCCAATCCTACTCCTGTCGAGAATCCCACAGGGGTTTCCACACTAGAAGTAGCGCCCTCACCAGCGGCGACCCCAGCGGCAACTGTAGCTAACCCAGAACCTGCACCAGCAAAGGAGCCATCCGATCCACCACCCGCAGTTGTTCAGCCATTACCGCCGATACCTGCGTCGGAGGGAGCAGCACCATCCACAGAATCAACCCAAGAGCCTTAG
- a CDS encoding DUF6825 family protein produces the protein MSNNQLHAFFVGRAIAEALYEQLEQALTNAVSEFGKFDAEQRERLREFTLQAIERANRSEETTMQGRTTAPTGQGTRYADATLGLGSPSGDLQATIDELRAEIAQMRSELQRYRSRSL, from the coding sequence ATGAGCAATAATCAGCTTCATGCCTTTTTTGTCGGCAGAGCTATTGCCGAAGCGCTCTACGAACAGCTAGAACAAGCCCTTACCAACGCTGTGAGCGAATTTGGCAAATTTGATGCCGAGCAACGGGAGCGTCTGCGAGAATTCACACTCCAAGCGATCGAACGAGCTAATCGATCTGAAGAAACCACTATGCAGGGGCGGACGACTGCCCCAACTGGGCAGGGCACACGCTACGCCGACGCGACACTGGGTCTGGGTTCCCCATCTGGAGACCTGCAAGCTACCATTGACGAACTGAGGGCAGAAATTGCTCAAATGCGGTCAGAATTGCAACGCTATCGCAGCCGTTCTCTTTGA